A region of the Paramormyrops kingsleyae isolate MSU_618 chromosome 6, PKINGS_0.4, whole genome shotgun sequence genome:
CCACGGCAGTTTAAATCTGTTACATTTCATCCCAACTCCAGTTACCTAAACTACTACCCAGACCATCTGCTGTGGCCTTCCTCTGCTGAAACAGATACTTGTAATCACCCTGTCCCAACAGTGACACCATGGAGCTGGTAACCAGCCTGTACAACCATGTGGAGGAGCAGGTGCACACACTAGTGATGAAGTCCAACTACTCTCTACAACACCTTGACTTTCTGCTCAAACTCAGGGAGCTAGAAAGTAGATTTACCAAGGTAAGCCCATGAACCATAAATTAAAGTGGAAAACTgtagtaaataaatatttgtgtaTGTAAAGCCCATTTATTCAAGTAAGGTTACAGAACGGAACAGCATTATTTAGTATGTGTTacctaaaatgtttattttatttatatatcccAACAATCATTTCTCCCATGAATCCCTTACTTTTCAGGTCAGGTCAAATTCTATTCTCTAGGTTTCCAAAGTAAGTCTGGATCTGAACCTGCTAGCTATTATGTCCTAAGTCTTAGTCTACTGCTGACACAGTAATTGTATCAACGGTCATTACTTTCTAAACTTACAAATTTTTTTcataacagtgcatgtctgttCTGTGCCTGTATTGCATGCAGATCAGGGAGTGGTTCAGTGCTGAGGGTGAACAGCAACTATTGAAGGCAGAGACTGTGGAGGATTCTCTGGAGCAAGTGAAGCAGACAATGCAGAACTTTGATTCCTTCCTGGCTCAGGCCGCTGTAAGGAAGTGCAAACCATGTTAAAAATTCAGTAAGGCGACCCATTGAAAAATTCACAGAATGCCTAATGTCCCTCTTGCTTAATTCTAGGAGCGACAACACCAGGCCGCAACTCTAGTGACAGAGGTTGAGACAATCCTGGAGTCTTCCTATACTGAAGCAGAGATTTTCCAGACAATGCTTTATACTTTCAAGTCTAGTCTTGCCGATTTCAAATCACGGGCAGAACTATGTCATACCGAACTGAAGACTTTGGTAGGTTTGTTTCACTTTTGTGAAAAGGTGAGTCTGAGCCAGGgctgtaatttttttgtatCTTGAGTTTCGATTTTGGGAACAAGCTTATCACATAAAGTATTTCAAGCccatttcaattttttttccaggcCATTGAAGTTTCAAAAGACTGTGCGGAATATCTTGAGCAGATAAAGCCCAGCTGTTGCCTAGCTAAGAACAGTCTTGGAACACTGAAAAAGTACCAGGAAAGGTTTGATGAATTTTCAGTGGAGCGCTTCCAGGATGTTAAAACTCAAGCCTGTGCTCTGAAAGGCTCCCGGGGAATGAAAGTGTGGAATGTTGCCTGGCTCAGATGTCAAGAGGTTCGCAAGCAGCTGGAAGAGAAACTGCAGGATCCTGTTAAAGTCCAACGGCCAGTGGATATAAGTAGAGGGGATGGGGTAAACGAGGAATCTGCTTTGTCAGTACCATTGGCCAATTTAAACCCATCCCTCACCAAACCACTTGGAGTGCCAACATATATAGACTACGGGGCTAATGCAGTCTTAAGCTGCAATGCAACCCTCAAGCTGGATAATGAGGCACGCACAGAACCAAAAACAAGAGCCGCTAACAAAAACGCGACAGGGGAATGTATAATTACAAAAGAGGAAAGAAACCATACAAAAAGTTTGAAAGAGTGCTCTGCAAAATGTGCAGTTGAGATGAATGTGCCATCCATAGACTCCTTGAGTTGCCAATGGTTCGCATGGCATAGAAACCTAGGCAGATCTCTGAGTGAGGGTTCCACTGCCAGGTCAATCTCTCATGGGTTAGAAGCCCCAGACACCTATCCGGGTCATGGCCAGCCATCGCATCACATACTACAGGCTGCACAAAGCTTCCAAATCTCTCGGCATGGCAGCTTCTGCTCTGAGGACTCAAGCTGCCAGTCAGCCACCGCCAGTCTGCAGACTgagatcccatgttcattcacaACTCAGGCCACCCAAGCATGTGATGGAGAAAAGGACAAAGCCAGCAGAGTTCTGTGAGTCACATCTCTTCATCCCACTTTCAGAATACATAATGAAATACACTAGGGTGGCCCATTTTGATCGGTAAAGTTTTTATACATTTCCTAGTTGATAAAGTCAgatgagcaaaaaaaaatatatatgtattccaTTATAGATGGAGACGAACTTGTTTCATGTATGTTGTTTATCTATATTGCAAGAAATGATGATTAACAATCCATATTCCATTAATTAATCCATATTAGCAAATATATTCATAAATTccaattaattaaataaataacattgtAAATTTACTCCATATATCTATCCAATATTGCTAAGCCACTTATTCAGTACAGGTTCGGAGTGTGTCCTAGAATATGATCAGGCAGGCTGTACCTGGATGGTATGCTAATCCCTCAAAACGCgtataaaatttaaacaaacataTTGCAGGCATTTTTTAGAAACTTGCGTTTCATAATGAGTATTTTTCTTCAAATTTTTACTGCATGTGTCCTTTACTGAACAAATTGTGAATCTCTTCTGATTGTTGAAGGAAAGCATTTTAGGCCAATTAATCGTTTTGAGGGGACTTGCCATTGAGGACTTTTGGTAGATGTGGTAACCATGAAATCTTTTCTGTCAGGAGGTTCCGGCGGATAATAGAGGAGCTACTACTGACAGAGAGGGAATATGTGCGCTCACTGAGCTATGTTATGACCCATTACTACCCCCTGCTGGAGAGGCCAGATGTGCCTCAGGACCTTCGAGGCCAACGCGGACGCATCTTCAGCAATCTGGAGAAGCTGCATGACTTCCACTGCCACTTTTTTCTCAAGGAACTGGAAAGCTGCCTCCAGGAGCCCCTTCGAGTGGGGCGTTGTTTTCTGAGACATGTGAGCATGCCTACATCCATGACCCAGATTCATGTGTCCCTTGCCCTATAACACTAAACAAGACCTTGTTGCAGATGCTAAGAAATCATAAATTAATACCAATTAATGGTGCATTATAAATGGAAATggcaaaaatataattacaaaaagTAATGTAGGGCTGGGTATTGCCAAGTAGCCCGTGATACAATACTCACGATACGTATCATTCGTGCTGTATGTTTAATTGTGGTCCCCTCTGCTTAAACAGATTAATTAATTATGTCTTTCTTTCCTAACTCAGAGAGAGAGTTTCAGCCTGTATGCACTCTACAGCAAGAATAAACCTCAATCTGATGCCCTGCTCATTCACCATGCCCATGGCTTCTTTCAGGCAAGCAACCATTGCACCCCCCTGGTCGGCAAATTTAACGAAGGGGGCACACCACCACCCCCTGGTTAGCAGACAGAGACCCTGAGTGATAAGCTGAGTGAGACAATTGTACCTTTTCATTACTGTTAATTCTCTGCACTCTTGAATAAACCTCAAACAttttgcagaggtggaaatttcaggtctagaaagtaaaaaccctaaccaagattttgtttcaaccaaccagagtactctgtgactgtgcctctttatacttaactggttggttgaaactaaatcatggatttttactttctgtaccTGAAATTTTCACCTCTGTATTTTTGAAATGATAGCAGAAACAGCAGGAGCTTGGAGACAAGATGGATCTGTCATCTTACCTGCTGAAGCCAGTACAGCGGATCAGCAAGTACAATCTGCTGCTGCAGGACCTGCTGAGGGAGTGTGATGCACTGCCATGCAGTGAGAGAGCTGAAATTCAAGCAGCTCTAGAAGTCGTCTGCTTCCAGTTGCGCCATGGGAATGACCTTCTCACTATGGAAGATATCCAAGGCTGTGATGTGAGTGCCTGTGATTAGGGTGTGAGGGAGCAGACACAAGGCAAGTGAAGCTCCACTTCATTAAATCAATAAGCTTCCGTGGTTCTCTTTCCTGTTCCAGGTAAATTTGAAGGAACAAGGGCCTCTGATCCGTCAGAATGAATTCTTGGTGTCCTTCAAGAAAAAGAAACACTTTCGCCATGTGTTCCTCTTCCAAGAACTCATCCTTTTCAGCAAGACTAAGAGGACAACTATAGGAAATGACAtttatgtttataaacaatcttTCAAGGTAAGTAGCCATAATGAAAGAAATTTTGCTTGAATTTAGTGTAAATTCTGACAGAAGTCATGTGTATGATTCTGATTTTGTGCTTATTTTGACCAGACTTCTGATATTGGGATGACACACAACTCCGGCAACAGTGGACTGTGCTTTGAGATCTGGTTCCGACGTAGGAACTCGCAGGATACCTACATCCTGCAGGCTGAGAAAAAGGAGGTGAAGGAGGGTTGGGCCAATGACTTGGAACAGATCCTTTGGGAGCAGGCAGTGCGCAGCAGGGGTTAGTTAGAGCTCCAGCTCTCCTTCTCCGTTAAATCTGCCCTTGCTGTCAAGCTAACCTCTGTTGTTTAATTGTTATTATGACATGTTGCAGAGCTTAGGATACAGGAGAGGGTATTCATGGGAATGGGGAGCAAACCTTTCATGGATATCCAGCCCAGTGATGAAGCGATCTGTGACAGGGCAATCAAGTGTGTCCCGACTGGAAGAGGTGCACTTACACACGTTCTTTAGAAACCTCTCAGCTATTAAACCTGCTTCCTTCAAGTAAAATATTGAAATGTATTGAAATATGTTTTGTTAACCATGAAGAAAAACTTATTTTCTTCTCATTTCAGACTCTAAGATGTTACCCCATGGACGTGTTCTGTTATCCCATGCTAATTCTACAGGTTCTGGGAGCACTTGTTCAACAACTGGAAGCACCTCATCCTCATCCTCTGGCCGGGGTTCTCTATCTCCTGCCAGCTACCTCTGTGGCCATTCCCAGAGAAGAGAGTCAAGCCAAGAGATTTCTGAAGGAGTTATGGAGGAGGATGACCTAGACAATGAGAGCATACACCTCCTGGGTCAGTCTTTATTATTAATTGCAGAACACAATTGCAGAACTGGCTATGTAGCATTAAATGTTTATGATCCGGTATTATGCACTGTTTGATGGGTGGGGGTTGTTTGACATCTGggtctatttttgttattttccaGGGAACAGTTCTGAGTCCTCTGGTGGAAGCACCAGTGGTTTCAGTGGGTCTGACCACAGCTGCCAATCTGCAATTGGTGGagacacacagaacacatcCTCATCCTCATTTTCCGTATGCTCCAAGGTGGGGGGACCACATGGAATACCCCCCCTTTTCTGTGACCAGGGTTTTCCTGTGGATTCCAGAAAGCACCCCCCCACTGTGTCAAAACCACTAGCCCTGCCATCTCAGCAAGTACCTGGAAAGGTTGTTTATGATTGACATATATGATTGATACTCTTCAccaggggtgtcagactccaggcctggggggccagagccctacTCATTTTTGCACTATGCATTTTAGACTACAGTCTActctgattcaactccttgcacctccttgtgctaattaccataCAGCTCTTGAgatgaatcatttgtggtggaacagggaaagaactaagctacacagggctccggccccccaggactggagtttgataCCCCTGGTTTACACTGATACTTACACATGTttaaaacagattttaaaataacatttaagaTATTTTAGATCAGTAAAGACTGTAAAATAACTAAAACAAACCTTCATCACGAAGAATTGATATGACATCATATACCCTTGGATATACCGAACTGTGAAAAGTTTTGAGCcatcagaaaatgtttaatgcagtttatctgggtagtaagtgaatatttgctcaggaaaaaaaatacacgaTTTAACATcggaacatatgcaaattaaaagtGACACAATAacaactaacaagaatttcttctgttctccaaaaagctACTGATGCCTGGATgactagatgaacaccgctttggttcccaaacctctgttcaggggcacctcagccattccatgcatTTATTACATTTCACCAATCTTATTCatctaatttatttattcaattaGACAACAAAAGTCAATGAGGTTTTTTATTCGCCATAGGAGGTGTgttagtggtcaagtcaaaaaatacgtGGGTGTATTGGAGGTTTGCTGCAAATACTATGGTGACTTTatcagaggttttgaaatgactaagctggCAGACATAATATTAGACATAATATTAGAGTTCTATAGCAACAAGAAGATCATctgaacatcattttctttgatggCCCAAGACTTTAGTGCAGTACTGCATGTCAGTCAAAAATGCTATTAGACTAGTTAATAAATGCACATGTTCCAACAGGTCTTGCTTTTTAGTAATGCATCATCATAATTAGATGGATGTtcataattcttttttttcctgcaggTTAAAGCAGTGGCTGTTTGCAGAAAGTCCACAGAAGTTTAAGTTAACTATATGTGATTTGTTAATTCTCTGAAATGATTTTGGCATTTTAGTGCACTCTGAATTTGGCACTCTCTAAATTTCACTAATAAGTGGTTGTCCTGGCTGGGGGATTTTTATCTTCCAGACTTTATGAAAGAGATGTAATACAGAAAAATAGCTTAAAAAGAACATTGAAAAGGAATTATTTTAAGCAAAGCaccttaaaataaaatttacctCCAAAGGAGGTTGTAAAATTTTTGTGTAGTTCACATTTAGCACAATTTTTATAACTAGCACTGCAACCAGTCAGTAAACTTTGAATGGTTCAGTGCCTCATATCAGGTTACATACCACAAATGGTTTAACTGTATTCCACTGAGGCTATGGACTGGATGCCCAACTGCAACACAAAATTGTATTAAAGTCATGCAGCGTTGTAACCCAGTGTACATTTAGCACTATCCCCTAAATAGGGGCCTGCTTCTGATACAATTATATCCAAACATGACAGTATACCTTTAAAAGTATTACACTACAagtatttacttttatttttcatcatgTCTGAGTTCAGTAATGCAGTACATAGGAAGTTTTCTTATTTTATAACCTTCTGGCAAATCAGGCATTCCTAAGCATTGTTTGACGTGTTTTTATACAATGACAACATATATTCATGGACCACAGAGACAAACATATGGTGTTTAATTTTGGACAAAATCTTGCTGTGTTGGTAATGAGTTGGAAACACAAATAAAGTCAACTGTGTTCAACTAGGACCTACAGTGTACTCTTTTAAGTTTTCTAGCCATAAATAGTGATCGGTTTTACTCTTTGGGTGGATATAGgatgtccatccatctatccctccattttccatacccacttGTTTTATGCATTGTCACAGGGATCCAGTGCTGATCCCtgaagctatgggtgcaaggcagggatgGGGTGCCACCCGGGTCTAAGATGTCTTAGAGAATCCATGGAGAGAGATTATTAGGTAGCTCTAGAGAAGTTTTGGGAAGCTGTTTGATTCTTCAGGAGGGTGAGTTTGTGTTCAGCTGACATGTAGATATTGTCAGGTAGTGGAAAATCGCTTTGAGGAGCTCCTCAACCTAGTGGACACAGTGTTGGAAACTGAAGTTAGTGTAGCTGAAGTTACTACAGAGATAACAGACCTCCATGGCAGAAAGGCTGCAGGGACAGATTAAATCTACTGAGATGTTTAAAGGACTAGATGTTGACGTTGCATGGAAGGCAGGTAAAGTACCTCAGGACTGGAAAACATGGGtggtctgtatttaaaaaaaatggacCAATGTGTGTGTTCCAGCTATGGGGGGGATTATCCTGCTTCACCTTCCTGGGAAAGCCCATGCCAACGTCCTAAGAAGGAGACTCTTTGATGGTCGAATCTACAATTCCAGAGGAACAATGTGGAAATACTCTTCTTCCTCATCCAGCTGTAAGAAGGTGCAAAGAAATATGCAAAAATGTTGTACATATGCTTTATGGATTTGGAAAAGTCATATGAACACTTGCCATTGCACATACTGTGGCTTTTGTGACAGAATATGGAGCACCAGGGCTACTACTGAATGTTATTCCATTTCCGTAAGACTGTGTCCACATCCATGGCATGTCATTGCCATGCTAAGTAGAGCGTGTGATGGCTTCTAACACAGATGTGTCTTCTCACCACTTTTTGAGGTTTTCATGAATAGGATACGAAGGCACAACTTTAGCTAGGAGGGCATCTAGTAAAGGGTCCAGAAGTGACATTCCTGCTATTTGCAGATGATGTTGATCTTTGTAGGACTTACATGTGCTCTCCTAAATTTGAATTTATATTGGCAAGTCAGAGAAGTCAATATCCCACACCATCTCACCTGCCTTGTCCTTCACTACAATTTGTAAATGGGTACTCTGTCCAGCAGTGACATCCTGATTTTCCTGAGTTCAGTGCGTTATGGGCTCGCATTTCACTTAATTAACCAATCTTCATGGTACAGCATCACCACATGGGGGTAACTCAGCAGGGCTCCATACCTGTGGaggaaaggttgctggttttagtccagcctcagcagaataacATAATGGGTACTTAAGGAATCTGTGCACTTTGCCACTTAACACCAAGACGTTCCATGATAGACTGGCTGTGAAAAAGCCAATTTAGGCACGGTAgcccatttttattttatttggtgAAAATTTCTCTGCTCACCTAAAATAATAGTttgataaaataacaaaaaaacctatTTGAGCAATATTTAGTTTTCCCCACTGCCGCAAACATATCAGCCAGTCAGCTGATTCCTGCCCGCTCCTGAATTCAGAACTGAAAATTTGTCTCATGCTGCACTCAGTTACCATAGGACATGCAGTGGAAATGCAAACCTCTACTTTGGTGGAATCCTGTTGTTGCTGTACATGGTCTGCTCATGCACTTTCACTTCACGCACAAGCGGATCCATTTCCTCTGCACTGAAGTGTTCTTTTCTACTACCTGGCAAACCCGCTATTATAATAGCAATCCACCAAGGTGCAAGGACACCTGGCTCTTGAATGGAATGGGAGATAACACTTCATAGTGGTTTATAGCATGTTACGTCCCAAACATACCCATGAATAATTATGAGACTTAGTATAACCCTTTTGGACTACGCGCCTGTCACAGCCACTATTTTGCCCCAGTTAAACTAGCAAAAGTGGGTTGGCCACTCCCTAAAAGAACCTGCATGGTGTGCTTCAGATGGTTAAAATATATGCTTCAGACCGTGTGCTTCAGATGGTTAAAATATGTGCTTCAGACCATGTGCTTCAGATGGTTAAAATATGTGCTTCAGACCGTGTGCTTCAGATGGTTAAAATATGTGCTTCAGACCGTGTGCTTCAGATGGTTAAAATATGTGCTTCAGACCGTGTGCTTCAGATGGTTAAAATATGTGCTTCAGACCGTGTGCTTCAGATGGTTAAAATATGTGCTTCAGACCGTGTGCTTCAGATGGTTAAAATATGGCACTAAGTGTTTGGAATGGCCTTCCCAAcgtcctgacctcaaccccatcgaaaaTATTTGTAGACTATGCCTAAAGGTCCTGTCTGTGCCACGCACCCAACGAATCTGGTTGTAGTCTGTCAATTCTGCCAAGAAGAGTGGTCAAATATCCAACCAGAAGCTTCTGCCAGAAGCTTGTTGATGACTACCAAAGGAATCTGATGGAGGTGAAACATGCTGAGTGACATTAACCCAATATTAGGTGTGATGTACAGGTATGTACATTTTTGACCCTCTATGTATAATTTTGACCTTGTGTTGGTTTCAGAAAACTGACAACAAATTACACCTTGTGCATGaaatttatgatttttttaagttGTGTGTTGTATAATCATTCTGCCACAGAAAAAGAACAATTGTAGAAATCATTGTAACCCCAAAACTGCCATAACCAACATATTTCTGATAAGTATATGTAAACTTTTGTCCACAACTGAACGTGATTAAGAATTTCATTGTCCATTGtgcacatgacaataaaacacTGAAATCTGAAACTTGTAAACACACGATAATGACAAGACACAAAAGGTGTGGTGAGCGGAGAACCCAAGGAAAGAGCTATAAACACAACGGCAGGAAGCCTGACAAGGAAAAACCACTGCAAAATTATTCAAAACCACACTGAAATGTTTtcaaatataatattttaatattaaataatgaaaataaaaatattcactattaaatattgaaatatcaTCATCGATAGCatataattaaatatgctaaGTATTGTTTCAACTTCTCTATTTTGCTAGTTTACCTGAGGGTGGCAAATGTTCAGTGGgatataaaaactaaaatgttAAGGATTGCAAAACACGACAGACAGTCAACTGATCATTATAAACTGCAGATATGGATCAAGGTATGAGAATAACAGTGGGCCTACAGAACATTCCAGTATAATAAAATGGCACGCAGTAATAGTGACTAATAGTGTGTATGATTACTGAAGTTCGTAAACTATTCTGGTTTGCGTAAGTATGGCATCTCAGATTTTGATGTGTTTGCAGTTGTTACCAATAGAACCCCCACATCCAGCATGTGCAAAATCAGGTTTTATGCCCGGACTGTGTCCTACAATGGCAACTTAGCTGGTATTGTTGGAAAAACTGAGgccctcaattttttttttgttctagtGAAGGTCAGTAAGTCTTGTGCACAGGCTCAAAGCAAAACATGCAAGCCTTCTGTTAACTTCTATAGTCTTTTTCTGCAATCTTAGAGAAGTGGATTCACCTCAAGCCAAACTGCAACCAATATTGTAAAGCTGTAAGTCAGGATAACCTAATCCAACTGGTTGGCATCATCACTGATATAAAGACTGGGGAGTTTGATGGATCATCAAGGACCATCGTTGTGGAGAACCCAGAGATCATCATAAGGGTATGATCAATGCAGATTGAATATTGCAGATACTGCAAATGGGCCTGTAGAACAAACAGCCTCATTACAGATCTATTGAATTAAAATAGTATTTAATACAAACATTTGGTCATGGTTACTCTCAACATGCTCTGTAATCAACCAAAAATAGAGTGATTATGGCAAAATtaacatatttttcattttgttgggTGGCCCcaatataattttgttttaaattgagtcCCCTGactgatgtaaaaaaaaaaaaatcacaaatgatTAGTTTGACTGGTTTGTCCTCCTGCAGAATAAGAGGATCCCCAACAACTAACCAGCCAATGGCTGCAGAGATCATCTTGCAAAACCCACTTCCTGAACCCTTTGAGAACTGCTCCTTCTGCGTGGACGGAACCAacctcacacacatgcagatcATTGCTAAGTATGACAGAAAAGAAACAATACAGGAACATAACTAGATTTCTTTGATGAATGCTAATTACTTTATGAATTTGATAGGAAAATGCTCTCCTTAAAGTGACTAATATAACTTACACCTAGGAATGAACCATTCATGTAAAACACATGACCACGTGTAAGGTTTTATaatgtagtgtaacaagccacCTGTAACCCTGTATTGGATAAATGTTTGGAAGTTGTATAACTACATGAGCGTCAAAATGCCTAGACAATCAAAATGTCAGTGTATACTCTTgatctgattctgaatgagagTAGTTTCCCATTTTCTCTGTTACTGActgatcattttttttgttaaaaaaaaaaactgatttttatTCATGTCAATGACACCAGTTTCAAAACTGCAAGGCTCctcattacagtatgtaaagttcaaTGGCAAAAGATACCACTCATGTGTACGAGTAACATCCTCAGATCTTTAGTGAATTGGTCTGAAGATACAGTACAATATCAAACAAGTGACACACAGCActgtaaaacacaaaaaacagcagAATAACAAATCACTGTGGGAACCAAAAATGTAGCAATGCAGTACcactgcaatttatggaatatattcTTGAATAATTCTGAATGATTCGTGACTTGCTTTGCATCTGGTGGCATACATGATGAATACTTACCTATAGGTGCCAGAGCAACAGAAAAACTAGTATACCTATCTGCTGTCGCCATGTTTTACATTTGAATAACGATGTTACACACATGTGAACAGATATACATGTCCTAAAAGGGACGTAACTGTTCTCTGCttcagagaggaaaaaaaactattttcaaAGAGAACAGGGAACCTTCaacataaatacaaaaacatcaacaaaaaaaacttgcagAAACCTCCCTGTGTTACAAAATAAACAGCATTAGCCAACAGCCTGCAGGGTATCACAAGAAACCGGTTACGTTTCTTCATCAAGAAACCATAGCAGGTACAGTTCTGTGCCACTGGCACAAAAGATGAAGCAAAAGATGAAGGAAAGTTTGTGGTCCCTTAAGATACTGACCAGAATGAGCTAAGTCTACAGAAAGCAACAAAATGATAATCTGAGGTGATTATCATCAATACTTTTGACCATGAAAATGTTAGACTAGCATTTTTTGAtgttaaaaaaagtaaaaatgtctcAAAATATATCAGCGTgtgtagagtatggaatagtcttcctgctagtgtagcggaagctaaaaccctgggttcctttaaatcagagctagataagattttaacaactctgagctattatttaagttctccccaaacgagtttgatgggccgaatggccccctctcgtttgtaaatttcttatgttcttatggcaACATTTCCAAAACTACGTAATCTGTCGTATTTTggtccccctccctctctccaacGGATTTTCTGACACCTACACCAAGCTACATTTTTCCAGCTCATTACAAGGTCTGGGAGCAATGACTTCTAGGACCTGATTATGCACCAGTGGTCACCATTCACCAACACTAAATCATAACAAGGATAAAAGCAGTAGGAGTATTaggaacaaaaaaatacatacttTCTAGCTTGTTTGTATAATCCTACATGGTTTATTTCTGACATTTTCCCTTCGTAGTACATCA
Encoded here:
- the LOC111842300 gene encoding pleckstrin homology domain-containing family G member 4B isoform X3 gives rise to the protein MNPESLESSIQGALSALYPPFEATAPTVLSQLFRVIEERYRGDSLQCLLDFLIPAKHILESVQQAACAVYSDVLFRCEGWPLCLREKVVIQLADPNPLLLRPGDFYLQVEPFADQAARIVLKSLLEDHRQVEETPIPETSYPCIFTEEWLRDINDGRHGTPLRHCLLSTDQGIVKVPWEQVANPEFIDKPKAMAAIPLSPDGHPESPGGSSAFSLETRILPAKDDIVISLCHMDDGSPQLMKVDQVRSNGKPVGWVSPNTWDNHSNRELEGDYVDLVEFTKEKNAQVLKRDQVTPELLALQPVRRAPPIPFCDPIYPAPPTHPRDPSTLPNPCLDAMVCTHTRKFMDEPRMPCIRRVLAEAEVKELRGRYRESYLEAQQNPVNFEGSTLEALEECVTTMGVGEAEGKDVALGIKKIGADSEQALPCCHSNHHCPPTAQSEDEFQYQQTIQDLQNSSSHPGKVLSLSSSFLSETPKKCLEVPRKVSRSISDIRPDMIPNMHRRQFKKINAFGLVSPKTDKRRSIKQDAVQAGVAETASLHAVNEHQKKVQAPQVDRTQEVLADVPYLLARPSPADTSNYLLHLGIACLPGSRDRTGRAVVEVYGDHQGWKSQSASSQELCKLLLHFYFIPRKEVADLGMTLVVDARKALPPPGFYKALLMVQEQALNAVHCIVMMVDKDTNPRPEKHPGLQMEVATSLKALHKVVDGHQLTASLEGTFPYSHSDWLKLNQKLDPFVSDLQEASKLLQRAIGKFEGNKKIDTLQDVEQCIHEEKTLMKEVLEDTRLVTLQREGGAILARLRREESRFPHSEDYRDTMELVTSLYNHVEEQVHTLVMKSNYSLQHLDFLLKLRELESRFTKIREWFSAEGEQQLLKAETVEDSLEQVKQTMQNFDSFLAQAAERQHQAATLVTEVETILESSYTEAEIFQTMLYTFKSSLADFKSRAELCHTELKTLVGLFHFCEKAIEVSKDCAEYLEQIKPSCCLAKNSLGTLKKYQERFDEFSVERFQDVKTQACALKGSRGMKVWNVAWLRCQEVRKQLEEKLQDPVKVQRPVDISRGDGVNEESALSVPLANLNPSLTKPLGVPTYIDYGANAVLSCNATLKLDNEARTEPKTRAANKNATGECIITKEERNHTKSLKECSAKCAVEMNVPSIDSLSCQWFAWHRNLGRSLSEGSTARSISHGLEAPDTYPGHGQPSHHILQAAQSFQISRHGSFCSEDSSCQSATASLQTEIPCSFTTQATQACDGEKDKASRVLRFRRIIEELLLTEREYVRSLSYVMTHYYPLLERPDVPQDLRGQRGRIFSNLEKLHDFHCHFFLKELESCLQEPLRVGRCFLRHRESFSLYALYSKNKPQSDALLIHHAHGFFQQKQQELGDKMDLSSYLLKPVQRISKYNLLLQDLLRECDALPCSERAEIQAALEVVCFQLRHGNDLLTMEDIQGCDVNLKEQGPLIRQNEFLVSFKKKKHFRHVFLFQELILFSKTKRTTIGNDIYVYKQSFKTSDIGMTHNSGNSGLCFEIWFRRRNSQDTYILQAEKKEVKEGWANDLEQILWEQAVRSRELRIQERVFMGMGSKPFMDIQPSDEAICDRAIKCVPTGRDSKMLPHGRVLLSHANSTGSGSTCSTTGSTSSSSSGRGSLSPASYLCGHSQRRESSQEISEGVMEEDDLDNESIHLLGNSSESSGGSTSGFSGSDHSCQSAIGGDTQNTSSSSFSVCSKVGGPHGIPPLFCDQGFPVDSRKHPPTVSKPLALPSQQVPGKVKAVAVCRKSTEV